From Enterococcus mediterraneensis, the proteins below share one genomic window:
- a CDS encoding helicase C-terminal domain-containing protein yields MKTYAVVDIETTGTDPKVDRIIQFGCVLIRNGQVIQRFATDVNPDKPISKQIVNLTHISNQRIKKAPYFEDIALTIYNLLADTIFVAHNIYFDYNFLNQELLRCGAPELTIPGIDTVELAHIFLPTEPSFRLNDLAESLGLSHENPHQADSDAEVTGALFLYMEAIIKQLPLITVETIANLSEPLGMQTGAYIRSLVDELKQKPHPLSSELEIVSGIALRKKKVAPFQHNHFTHEFPKKKKGKEQLFADKLTFRKDQARLMNLVYKHFTEEVENKNLFVEAATGMGKTIGYLLPANYLATPEQPVVISTVSLVLQDQLLKKDIPLLNQLFDQPIQATVIKGNSHYLDLQRFKATLLRPVSQKQYVLYQSAVLVWLTQTTTGDLDELNLIHLNHLFFKEVHHRGIAHLTSDDVFFEVDFLRFLHQRIKQSNFLIVNHAFLAQENVREIPALPKSPYLIIDEAHHLADICERSSMKSVNFSLFHRKVQQMLEPTGLFVKLEELLLGYDEIMRLLAIYQEELRYLTEAQLSLLEVLHETFPSEESVITREDIESFSLPDAKNIQKIQLYYEEINELQTQMSALLLPEESNWLKREQFVYTELLDLFEELRRQADIVTLWLENWLERYVHWFVPGVKNSSGIIKIADFEAALIPQTVWYERYERIIYVGGTLKIGSDRNYFPKKLGIPEATVKILPSPFDYKKQARIFIPDKGISIPELSTQEYVQYLVETLESLLKDPDQAAMVLFTSHEILQSVYGKMHLRFLQNGREILAQGVGGSREKILKRFSQSKSAILFGADSFWEGIDLPGDTLRIVIVTRLPFENPQRPEVQAKNNFLQNKGLNPFLQEAVPKAAMKLRQGLGRLIRSEDDRGVMILLDRRIITTKYGQRIRQGLPKELPIIELPIDEIGGEMSKFLNNFQEPEEK; encoded by the coding sequence ATGAAGACCTATGCAGTTGTAGATATCGAGACGACCGGAACCGACCCTAAAGTCGATCGGATCATTCAATTCGGTTGTGTTTTGATTCGAAACGGTCAAGTCATCCAGAGATTTGCGACAGATGTCAATCCAGACAAACCAATTTCGAAACAAATCGTGAATTTGACTCATATCAGCAATCAGCGTATAAAAAAAGCCCCTTACTTCGAAGATATCGCATTGACGATTTATAATCTATTGGCGGACACGATTTTTGTCGCTCATAATATATATTTTGACTATAATTTTTTAAATCAAGAACTATTGCGATGCGGAGCGCCGGAATTGACGATACCGGGGATCGATACCGTAGAATTAGCGCATATTTTTTTGCCGACTGAACCTAGTTTTCGCTTGAATGACTTGGCAGAAAGTTTAGGCTTGAGTCATGAGAATCCTCATCAAGCAGACAGCGATGCCGAAGTGACAGGCGCTTTATTTTTATATATGGAAGCAATCATCAAGCAGCTTCCGCTGATCACAGTAGAAACAATCGCGAATCTAAGCGAGCCATTAGGAATGCAGACAGGCGCTTATATCCGTTCATTAGTGGATGAACTGAAACAAAAGCCGCACCCATTATCCAGTGAATTAGAAATCGTATCAGGGATCGCTTTGCGGAAAAAGAAAGTGGCACCTTTTCAACACAACCACTTTACGCACGAATTTCCCAAAAAGAAAAAAGGCAAAGAACAGCTTTTTGCTGACAAGCTGACGTTTCGTAAAGATCAGGCACGGCTGATGAATCTGGTTTATAAACATTTTACGGAAGAAGTTGAAAATAAAAATCTATTTGTCGAAGCGGCGACTGGGATGGGCAAGACGATCGGTTATTTGCTGCCGGCGAATTATTTGGCTACTCCTGAGCAACCAGTGGTTATCAGCACAGTTTCATTGGTGCTGCAAGATCAGTTGTTGAAAAAAGATATTCCGTTGCTGAATCAACTTTTTGACCAGCCCATTCAAGCAACAGTCATTAAAGGTAACAGTCACTATCTTGATCTCCAACGTTTCAAAGCGACATTATTGCGACCAGTTTCGCAAAAACAATATGTGTTGTACCAATCGGCTGTGCTTGTGTGGCTGACACAAACCACGACAGGGGATCTTGATGAGTTGAATTTGATTCATCTGAATCATTTGTTTTTTAAAGAAGTCCATCATCGAGGAATCGCCCATCTTACTTCAGATGATGTGTTTTTTGAAGTCGATTTTTTGAGGTTCCTTCATCAAAGAATCAAACAAAGTAATTTTTTGATCGTTAACCATGCATTTTTAGCTCAGGAAAATGTCAGAGAAATTCCTGCTTTACCAAAAAGTCCTTATCTGATTATTGATGAAGCACACCATTTAGCAGATATCTGTGAACGGTCATCCATGAAAAGTGTGAATTTTTCATTGTTCCATCGTAAAGTACAACAAATGTTGGAACCGACCGGATTATTCGTCAAACTTGAAGAATTGTTGCTAGGTTACGATGAAATCATGAGACTGCTAGCTATTTATCAGGAAGAACTGCGGTATCTGACAGAAGCTCAGTTAAGCCTTCTGGAAGTATTGCACGAAACTTTTCCCAGTGAAGAATCGGTGATCACCAGAGAAGACATAGAATCTTTTTCACTGCCGGATGCTAAAAATATTCAAAAAATCCAACTGTATTATGAAGAAATCAATGAACTTCAGACACAGATGTCGGCATTGCTGCTCCCTGAAGAAAGCAATTGGCTGAAACGCGAGCAGTTTGTTTATACAGAATTGTTAGACCTATTTGAAGAACTGCGGCGGCAAGCCGATATCGTGACACTCTGGTTGGAAAATTGGCTGGAACGCTATGTTCACTGGTTTGTACCGGGTGTTAAAAATTCTAGCGGAATAATCAAAATTGCTGATTTCGAAGCGGCGCTGATCCCTCAGACGGTTTGGTATGAGCGGTATGAACGGATCATTTATGTAGGCGGTACATTGAAGATCGGAAGCGACCGCAATTATTTTCCTAAGAAATTGGGAATTCCAGAGGCAACCGTGAAGATTCTGCCATCGCCATTTGACTATAAAAAACAGGCTCGGATCTTTATTCCGGATAAAGGGATTTCGATTCCAGAACTTTCAACTCAAGAGTATGTTCAGTATTTAGTAGAAACTTTGGAAAGTCTTTTGAAAGATCCAGATCAAGCGGCAATGGTTTTGTTTACTTCTCATGAAATCTTGCAAAGCGTTTATGGCAAGATGCATCTGCGCTTTTTGCAAAATGGCCGTGAGATATTGGCGCAAGGTGTGGGGGGAAGCCGGGAAAAGATCCTGAAACGCTTCAGTCAATCCAAGTCAGCGATATTGTTCGGCGCTGACAGTTTCTGGGAAGGGATCGATCTGCCGGGGGATACATTGCGTATCGTTATCGTGACCCGATTGCCTTTTGAAAATCCTCAACGACCGGAAGTTCAGGCAAAAAACAATTTTCTGCAAAATAAAGGCCTCAATCCATTTCTTCAGGAGGCTGTTCCTAAAGCAGCGATGAAATTACGTCAAGGATTAGGCAGACTGATTCGTTCAGAAGACGATCGTGGTGTGATGATTTTACTAGATCGGCGGATCATTACAACAAAATACGGTCAGCGGATTCGTCAAGGACTGCCTAAAGAGCTGCCAATTATAGAACTACCGATCGATGAAATCGGTGGGGAAATGTCTAAGTTTTTGAATAATTTTCAAGAACCAGAGGAAAAATAA
- a CDS encoding DUF3284 domain-containing protein has product MKIVKTLNIPASNFYDKVMDSVVFDVRKATGKTLTRKQLQNFEYIKEFSKNSRAKIKIEEVIENQSYQFKTSTTRNEFVARYQIDPIDDKSCKVEYTETMKSFGILQQLNDLLLGTMLMYFKRRQFKKMLEMIEES; this is encoded by the coding sequence GTGAAAATCGTTAAGACGCTTAATATTCCTGCAAGCAACTTTTATGATAAAGTGATGGATTCCGTTGTGTTCGACGTCCGCAAAGCTACTGGAAAAACATTAACAAGAAAACAACTGCAAAATTTTGAATACATCAAGGAATTTTCAAAAAACAGTCGTGCGAAGATCAAGATTGAAGAAGTCATCGAAAATCAATCCTATCAATTTAAAACCTCAACGACAAGAAATGAGTTTGTTGCCCGGTATCAAATTGATCCAATCGACGACAAATCTTGTAAAGTTGAATACACAGAAACGATGAAATCCTTTGGCATTCTTCAACAACTGAATGATTTGCTGTTAGGCACGATGTTGATGTATTTCAAACGCCGGCAATTTAAAAAAATGCTGGAAATGATTGAAGAATCATAG
- a CDS encoding PTS sugar transporter subunit IIB: MAKKTIMLVCSAGMSTSLLVTKMQKAAEEKGMDADIFAVSASDADNNLETKNVDVLLLGPQVRFMKAQFEQKLAPKGIPLDVINMADYGMMNGEKVLAQAENLMGEK, translated from the coding sequence ATGGCAAAGAAAACGATTATGTTGGTTTGTTCTGCAGGAATGAGTACTAGTTTACTTGTGACCAAAATGCAAAAAGCTGCGGAAGAAAAAGGAATGGATGCAGATATTTTTGCAGTATCCGCGTCTGACGCAGATAATAACTTGGAAACAAAAAATGTGGATGTTCTATTGTTAGGCCCACAAGTACGTTTCATGAAAGCGCAATTTGAACAAAAACTTGCACCAAAAGGAATTCCTTTGGATGTTATCAACATGGCAGACTACGGCATGATGAATGGCGAAAAAGTGTTGGCACAAGCCGAAAACCTTATGGGTGAGAAATAA
- a CDS encoding PTS sugar transporter subunit IIC, whose translation MNGLTSWMEKHILPVAAKIGAQKHLVALRDAFIGTMPATMAGSVAVMINAIIRDLPPQFWPSYDGNSIPVIREIIGVNGFVWNGTLAIAGLVFAFSWGYNLARAYGVNDLAGGIVSLATLVQGIAFSYTNTLSTAVPQDVVDTINAGSADSGWSATADGLTATGWGWLNLNHLNANAYFTIMIMGALSVIIFCKLMLADITIKMPDSVPPAVSKAFAAIIPATVALYVVAIINFVVGKLTDGQLIIDLVQKYIAEPFLGLSQGIGAVLIVTVFVQLFWFFGIHGPNVLAPVLEGIWGQAQLVNIDIFQKGYNGKTGTDAVLDAIQDGKAYMWVRGSFDAFAWFGGSGGTITLLIAILLFSKRADYLTVAKLSIGPGLFNINEPAMFGLPIVLNAIMFIPFLVAPVVATTIGWVATYLGLVSPVSQQVAWVVPPMLLSFLATGADWRAPIVTLVCMVVTFFIWAPFVISANKIDPAAGE comes from the coding sequence ATGAACGGATTAACAAGTTGGATGGAAAAACACATCCTTCCAGTAGCCGCTAAAATTGGTGCCCAAAAGCACTTAGTAGCGCTGCGTGATGCATTTATTGGAACAATGCCAGCAACAATGGCCGGTTCGGTCGCCGTAATGATCAATGCAATTATTCGTGATTTGCCACCACAATTTTGGCCAAGCTATGATGGCAATTCGATTCCTGTGATTCGCGAAATCATTGGAGTCAATGGGTTTGTTTGGAATGGTACATTAGCGATCGCCGGTTTGGTATTCGCGTTTTCTTGGGGTTACAATTTGGCACGTGCTTACGGCGTTAATGATTTAGCCGGTGGTATCGTTAGTTTGGCAACATTAGTGCAAGGAATCGCTTTCTCTTACACCAACACATTGTCTACTGCTGTACCGCAAGATGTTGTTGATACAATCAATGCAGGCAGCGCAGATTCTGGTTGGTCTGCTACTGCTGACGGATTAACAGCAACAGGTTGGGGCTGGTTGAATCTGAATCACTTAAATGCCAACGCTTACTTCACTATCATGATTATGGGTGCACTTTCAGTTATTATTTTCTGTAAATTGATGTTGGCTGATATCACGATCAAAATGCCTGATTCAGTACCTCCAGCAGTATCAAAAGCCTTTGCAGCAATCATTCCTGCAACAGTGGCATTATATGTAGTTGCTATTATCAACTTTGTCGTTGGCAAATTGACTGATGGACAATTGATCATTGACTTGGTACAAAAATACATTGCTGAGCCGTTCTTGGGCTTATCACAAGGTATCGGTGCTGTCTTGATCGTTACAGTATTTGTGCAATTGTTCTGGTTCTTTGGTATCCATGGACCAAACGTATTGGCACCAGTATTGGAAGGTATTTGGGGCCAAGCACAATTAGTTAATATCGACATTTTCCAAAAAGGTTATAACGGTAAAACAGGTACAGACGCTGTCTTAGATGCGATTCAAGACGGAAAAGCTTACATGTGGGTACGTGGATCATTTGATGCTTTCGCATGGTTTGGTGGATCAGGCGGTACGATCACATTACTGATCGCAATCTTGCTATTCTCAAAACGTGCAGACTACTTGACTGTTGCAAAACTGTCAATTGGACCTGGTTTGTTCAATATCAATGAACCTGCTATGTTCGGTTTACCAATCGTATTGAATGCGATCATGTTTATCCCATTCTTAGTGGCACCAGTTGTTGCAACAACAATCGGTTGGGTTGCTACTTACCTTGGTTTAGTATCACCAGTTTCGCAACAAGTTGCTTGGGTTGTTCCACCAATGCTGTTGTCCTTCTTGGCAACAGGAGCTGACTGGCGGGCACCGATCGTTACATTGGTATGTATGGTGGTTACCTTCTTTATCTGGGCACCATTCGTTATCTCTGCTAACAAGATCGATCCAGCTGCCGGCGAATAA
- a CDS encoding PTS lactose/cellobiose transporter subunit IIA translates to MEEQQNLEAIMGLIMYGGNAKSDAMEAIQAAKQGDFELADQKIADAEASLVEAHHAQTNMLTQEAQGNHVTVTLLTVHSQDHLMTSIAFTDLAKEIIDLYRRIDAE, encoded by the coding sequence GTGGAGGAACAACAAAACTTAGAAGCAATCATGGGTTTGATCATGTATGGAGGAAATGCAAAGAGCGATGCAATGGAAGCGATTCAAGCAGCTAAACAAGGCGACTTTGAACTAGCTGATCAAAAAATCGCTGATGCGGAAGCTTCATTAGTAGAAGCCCATCATGCTCAAACAAACATGCTGACACAAGAAGCACAAGGCAATCATGTCACTGTAACGTTGTTGACGGTTCACAGTCAAGATCATTTGATGACATCGATCGCATTCACTGATCTTGCAAAAGAGATCATTGATCTTTATCGTCGTATAGACGCGGAGTAA
- a CDS encoding DUF3188 domain-containing protein: MEKNGLFLCSIGFLIILFSMKPGNMQLDVYSLTTGVALVALGGWLFFKGKKKSEQQNGGK, encoded by the coding sequence ATGGAAAAAAATGGATTATTTTTATGCAGTATCGGTTTTTTGATTATTTTATTCAGTATGAAGCCAGGTAACATGCAGTTGGATGTCTACAGCCTAACGACAGGAGTCGCGCTTGTCGCGCTTGGCGGCTGGTTGTTTTTCAAAGGCAAGAAGAAATCGGAACAGCAAAATGGGGGTAAATGA
- a CDS encoding haloacid dehalogenase-like hydrolase yields the protein MVKRLISASYSEVALMDAQELKQSIKASEGRVLLAENVVASQPQSGDITNAEVAAAFGADLLLLNAFDCYRPFIAGMPGHTFETAFNQEEIENPIPRLKELVGRPIGINLEPIPEATDMLSEKIEISNGRSASKETIQKAEELGVDFICFTGNPGTGVTNKEIAKAVKTAKEYFSGLIIAGKMHSAGADEPVVSKEAIEAYAAAGADVLLLPSVGTIQGFLEQDLIDAVRFAKERNLLTMSAIGTSQESARPETLRQMAIRNKMCGVDIQHIGDAGYGGLAPTENIFEMSVAIRGMRHTINRVARSINR from the coding sequence ATGGTAAAACGTTTGATCAGTGCAAGTTACAGTGAAGTCGCTCTCATGGATGCTCAGGAATTGAAGCAGTCGATCAAAGCCAGCGAAGGACGGGTACTTTTAGCTGAAAATGTGGTCGCTTCTCAACCGCAATCAGGAGATATCACCAATGCTGAAGTTGCCGCTGCATTTGGGGCTGACTTATTGCTGCTGAACGCCTTCGATTGTTATCGTCCGTTCATCGCCGGCATGCCGGGACACACATTTGAGACAGCTTTTAATCAAGAAGAAATCGAAAATCCGATCCCTCGCCTTAAAGAACTAGTAGGCCGTCCAATCGGGATCAACTTAGAACCGATCCCTGAAGCAACCGACATGTTAAGTGAAAAAATCGAAATCAGCAACGGTCGTTCGGCTTCAAAAGAAACGATTCAAAAAGCCGAAGAACTAGGTGTGGATTTTATTTGCTTTACAGGAAATCCAGGGACAGGTGTAACAAATAAAGAAATCGCCAAAGCGGTGAAAACAGCTAAAGAATACTTTTCCGGTTTGATCATCGCTGGGAAAATGCATTCGGCAGGTGCTGATGAACCCGTTGTTTCAAAAGAAGCGATCGAAGCTTATGCAGCAGCTGGTGCTGATGTATTGTTACTGCCGTCTGTTGGAACGATCCAAGGCTTTTTGGAGCAGGATTTGATAGATGCAGTCCGTTTTGCAAAAGAGCGTAATCTGCTAACGATGTCAGCTATCGGGACAAGTCAAGAAAGTGCCCGCCCAGAAACACTTCGTCAAATGGCGATCCGCAATAAGATGTGCGGTGTCGATATCCAACATATTGGAGATGCAGGTTATGGCGGTCTGGCTCCTACTGAAAATATTTTTGAAATGTCCGTAGCGATCCGCGGTATGCGTCATACGATCAATCGCGTGGCCCGTTCTATTAATCGATAA
- a CDS encoding cold-shock protein — translation MQTGTVKWFNSDKGFGFITAEDGNDVFVHFSAIQGEGFKTLEEGQAVTFDVEEGQRGPQATNVNKA, via the coding sequence ATGCAAACAGGTACAGTAAAATGGTTTAACTCAGACAAAGGTTTTGGCTTCATCACTGCAGAAGACGGAAACGACGTATTCGTTCACTTTTCAGCTATCCAAGGTGAAGGTTTCAAAACTTTAGAAGAAGGTCAAGCAGTGACTTTCGATGTTGAAGAAGGTCAACGTGGCCCTCAAGCAACAAACGTTAATAAAGCTTAA
- a CDS encoding GNAT family N-acetyltransferase, protein MTDVKEMGTLYTKEMLQLVSYAFQWELSERNIQRFELLTKNSWNYGSFDEQGKLASQVMATPFSVDFFGQIYKMAGIGFVASYPEYRSQGRIDRIMKQLLQDCKERGAVLSYLAPFSYPFYRRYGYELLFERIAYESNAAQWPDSPKTEGQVKRVTWEQGKDAIKQIFQKLPRHHRGGVVREDWWLEFKFPLRKDYTYALYQHEEETEGYLIYQIQEGKLTVYEWVSLTGRAYQGLNRMIASHNGSVYTIVYEEGFDGTDRQFLAATPLEKVSVRPEMMGRVVDVAAFLADYPFLDRLQEDIALVIETDVYAPWNTGVYELRRQGNDVTVTKTTETSLPKITLSIQRFTQLMMGSHTPDQLAFYGLLNGDTKAIDAVKEITPKQRPILEDYF, encoded by the coding sequence ATGACGGATGTCAAAGAAATGGGAACACTGTATACGAAAGAAATGCTGCAATTAGTTTCTTACGCATTTCAATGGGAACTTTCAGAACGTAATATCCAGCGGTTTGAATTGCTTACGAAAAATTCATGGAATTACGGTTCTTTTGATGAACAAGGAAAATTAGCCAGCCAAGTCATGGCAACACCTTTTTCCGTTGATTTTTTTGGACAGATTTATAAAATGGCAGGAATCGGCTTTGTCGCTTCTTATCCTGAGTATCGTAGTCAAGGGCGGATCGATCGGATCATGAAACAACTATTGCAAGACTGCAAAGAACGAGGAGCAGTTTTATCTTATTTGGCTCCGTTTTCTTATCCTTTTTACCGTCGCTATGGCTATGAGCTGCTGTTTGAACGAATTGCCTATGAAAGCAACGCGGCACAGTGGCCGGACAGTCCAAAAACAGAAGGACAAGTCAAACGTGTGACATGGGAGCAGGGAAAAGATGCGATCAAACAGATTTTTCAAAAACTTCCTCGTCATCATCGAGGCGGCGTCGTCAGAGAAGATTGGTGGTTGGAATTTAAATTTCCTTTACGAAAAGACTACACGTATGCTTTGTATCAGCACGAGGAGGAAACAGAAGGGTATTTGATTTATCAAATCCAAGAAGGAAAATTGACTGTTTATGAATGGGTTTCATTGACAGGCCGTGCTTATCAAGGGCTTAATCGGATGATCGCTTCTCATAACGGCTCAGTCTATACGATCGTTTATGAAGAGGGATTTGATGGGACTGATCGGCAATTTTTAGCGGCTACGCCGTTAGAAAAAGTCAGTGTTCGTCCGGAAATGATGGGACGTGTTGTGGATGTGGCTGCATTTTTAGCAGATTATCCGTTTCTTGATCGTCTGCAAGAAGATATCGCTTTAGTTATTGAAACAGATGTGTACGCACCCTGGAATACAGGCGTCTATGAACTGCGCCGTCAGGGCAATGATGTTACTGTAACAAAAACAACAGAAACATCATTGCCTAAGATCACACTGTCTATCCAGCGTTTTACACAGCTTATGATGGGAAGCCATACCCCAGATCAGTTAGCGTTTTATGGATTATTGAACGGCGACACAAAAGCAATCGATGCTGTTAAAGAAATCACGCCGAAACAACGTCCGATATTAGAAGATTATTTTTGA